Proteins from a single region of Acidobacteriota bacterium:
- a CDS encoding ADP-ribosylglycohydrolase family protein, giving the protein MARAASGHAYFVRVSALRVSVLGGGWVGEEALAISIYCSLVSENDLSGALLLAVNHSGDSDSTGAITGNILGALHGIGAIPVKFDAPSTATNICASRASPVAASTTGTVLPQ; this is encoded by the coding sequence ATCGCTCGCGCTGCGAGCGGGCACGCTTACTTCGTACGTGTTTCAGCATTGCGCGTTTCTGTCCTAGGCGGGGGTTGGGTCGGCGAAGAAGCTCTGGCGATCTCGATCTATTGTTCGCTAGTGAGTGAAAATGATCTCAGTGGGGCCTTGTTGCTTGCGGTAAACCACTCGGGAGACAGCGACAGCACCGGTGCGATAACCGGAAACATCCTCGGAGCCTTACACGGAATCGGCGCTATTCCCGTGAAGTTCGACGCCCCGAGCACGGCGACGAATATCTGCGCCTCGCGCGCCTCGCCCGTCGCCGCGTCCACCACCGGCACCGTCTTGCCGCAATAG